Proteins from a genomic interval of Burkholderia cepacia GG4:
- the hemC gene encoding hydroxymethylbilane synthase produces MNSETLSAQAPATLTIASRESRLAMWQAEHVRDALRKLYPACDVKILGMTTRGDQILDRTLSKVGGKGLFVKELENALADGRADLAVHSLKDVPMALPDGFALTAIMEREDPRDAFVSNDYASLDALPAGAVVGTSSLRREAMLRARYPHLDVLPLRGNLDTRLSKLDRGDYAAIILAAAGLKRLGLDARIRALIDVEDSPPAAGQGALGIEIAAHRADVAAWLAPLHDPRTALAVEAERMVSRALGGSCEVPLAAHAVWRAGELYLTGRVSTTDGQRVLTAEECGAVMTVADALALGRAVSDELEAQGALDIVNALLAGSHAGKGDA; encoded by the coding sequence ATGAATTCCGAGACTCTTTCGGCACAAGCCCCCGCGACGCTGACGATTGCTTCGCGCGAGAGCCGCCTGGCGATGTGGCAAGCCGAACATGTGCGTGATGCGCTGCGCAAATTATATCCAGCTTGTGACGTGAAAATCCTCGGGATGACGACCCGTGGCGACCAGATTCTCGATCGTACGCTGTCGAAGGTCGGCGGCAAGGGCCTGTTCGTGAAGGAGCTGGAGAATGCGCTCGCCGACGGCCGCGCCGACCTGGCCGTGCATTCGCTGAAGGACGTGCCGATGGCGCTGCCCGACGGCTTCGCGCTGACCGCGATCATGGAGCGCGAGGATCCGCGCGACGCGTTCGTGTCGAACGACTACGCGTCGCTCGACGCGCTGCCGGCCGGCGCGGTCGTCGGCACGTCGAGCCTGCGCCGCGAGGCGATGCTGCGCGCGCGCTATCCGCACCTTGACGTGCTGCCGCTGCGCGGCAACCTCGACACGCGCCTGTCGAAGCTCGATCGCGGCGACTACGCGGCGATCATCCTCGCGGCCGCGGGCCTGAAGCGCCTTGGCCTCGACGCGCGGATCCGCGCGCTGATCGACGTCGAGGACAGCCCGCCGGCCGCCGGCCAGGGTGCGCTCGGCATCGAAATCGCCGCGCATCGCGCGGACGTCGCCGCATGGCTCGCCCCGCTGCACGACCCGCGGACCGCACTCGCGGTCGAGGCCGAGCGGATGGTGTCGCGCGCGCTCGGCGGCAGTTGCGAGGTGCCGCTCGCCGCGCACGCGGTGTGGCGCGCGGGCGAGTTGTACCTGACGGGCCGCGTGTCGACGACCGACGGCCAGCGCGTGCTGACCGCCGAGGAATGCGGCGCCGTCATGACCGTCGCCGATGCGCTCGCGCTCGGCCGCGCGGTATCCGACGAGCTCGAGGCGCAGGGTGCGCTCGACATCGTCAACGCACTGCTCGCCGGCTCGCATGCCGGCAAAGGCGACGCCTGA
- the hemDX gene encoding fused uroporphyrinogen-III synthase HemD/membrane protein HemX codes for MAGGARAFTAVLTRPDGQSAALAAQLADAGCDVLEFPLIDIAPVADAAPLDAAFAALADYALVIFVSPNAIDRALAQYGAIWPNALPVGVVGPGSVAALERHGIAAPAHRVIAPQAPADGGVPRYDSESLFASIEAAFGGAHALADKRVLIVRGDGGREWLAERLREAGADVTLVAAYRRVVPEPRVGTWERVHALLAGAPHAWLVTSSEGVRNLHELARTHLNDAEIGALKHVPLVTPHPRIEQTARALGFDRITLTGAGDERIVRAFRTMADEAVQPATAAPVTKRMTDTNDSKRVASQPAAASAPPSSPPYLASEPHARRGGSAALWFVVVVLGCAAGVGGYALNRKVDRLDDSFVARQKALDAQTAETRMKTEQALASTHQVDTQLAQLDGKLADAQSAQQALQQQYQDLSRNRDAWMLEEVDQMLSSASQQLQLTGNTQLALIALQNADARLATSQSAQAVTVRKALAQDIEKLKAAPSADLTGLAIKLDDAIAKIDALPLSGEAIVPHAVPKAAPADAASPAAPDAPRWKAWWHDFSAGLGQQLKGLVQVRRIDNADAMLASPDQGYFVRENVKLRLLTARLSLLARNDGAMKADLHAAQASLGKYFDHASKDTQSVEDLLKQVDSASLTVAVPNLNTSLNAVQQFKSRG; via the coding sequence ATGGCGGGCGGCGCGCGCGCGTTCACCGCCGTCCTGACGCGTCCGGACGGCCAGTCGGCCGCGCTCGCGGCACAGCTGGCCGACGCCGGCTGCGACGTGCTCGAATTCCCGCTGATCGACATCGCGCCGGTCGCCGATGCGGCGCCGCTCGACGCGGCGTTCGCGGCGCTGGCCGACTACGCGCTCGTGATCTTCGTGTCGCCGAACGCGATCGACCGCGCGCTCGCGCAGTACGGCGCGATCTGGCCGAATGCGCTGCCGGTCGGCGTCGTCGGGCCCGGCAGCGTCGCGGCGCTGGAGCGCCACGGCATCGCGGCGCCCGCGCATCGCGTGATCGCGCCGCAGGCGCCCGCCGACGGCGGCGTGCCCCGTTACGATTCGGAAAGCCTGTTCGCGAGCATCGAGGCCGCGTTCGGCGGCGCGCACGCGCTCGCCGACAAGCGCGTGCTGATCGTGCGCGGCGATGGCGGCCGCGAATGGCTCGCCGAGCGGCTGCGCGAAGCCGGCGCGGACGTCACGCTGGTCGCCGCATACCGGCGCGTCGTGCCCGAGCCGCGCGTCGGCACGTGGGAACGCGTGCATGCGCTGCTCGCCGGCGCGCCGCACGCGTGGCTCGTCACGAGCTCGGAGGGCGTGCGCAACCTGCACGAACTCGCGCGAACCCATCTGAACGACGCGGAGATCGGCGCGCTGAAGCATGTGCCGCTCGTGACGCCGCACCCGCGCATCGAGCAGACCGCGCGGGCATTGGGTTTTGATAGGATTACGCTGACCGGCGCGGGCGATGAGCGCATCGTCCGCGCGTTTCGAACGATGGCCGACGAGGCCGTCCAACCGGCGACAGCCGCACCGGTGACTAAACGCATGACAGATACCAACGATTCCAAACGCGTCGCTTCCCAGCCGGCCGCTGCCTCCGCACCGCCGTCCAGTCCCCCTTATCTCGCGTCCGAACCGCATGCACGCCGCGGCGGCAGCGCGGCGCTGTGGTTCGTCGTCGTCGTGCTGGGCTGCGCGGCGGGCGTCGGCGGCTATGCGCTGAACCGCAAGGTCGACCGGCTCGACGATTCGTTCGTCGCGCGCCAGAAGGCGCTCGATGCGCAGACGGCCGAGACCCGCATGAAGACCGAGCAGGCGCTCGCGAGCACGCACCAGGTCGACACGCAGCTCGCGCAGCTCGACGGCAAGCTCGCCGACGCGCAGAGCGCGCAGCAGGCGCTGCAGCAGCAATACCAGGACCTGTCGCGCAACCGCGACGCGTGGATGCTCGAGGAAGTCGATCAGATGCTGTCGAGCGCGAGCCAGCAGCTGCAGCTCACCGGCAACACGCAACTCGCGCTGATCGCGCTGCAGAATGCCGACGCGCGCCTCGCGACGTCGCAGAGCGCGCAGGCCGTCACGGTGCGCAAGGCGCTCGCGCAGGACATCGAGAAGCTGAAGGCCGCGCCGTCGGCCGACCTCACGGGCCTCGCGATCAAGCTCGACGACGCAATCGCGAAGATCGACGCGCTGCCGCTGTCGGGCGAGGCGATCGTCCCGCATGCGGTGCCGAAGGCCGCGCCGGCCGACGCCGCGTCGCCGGCCGCGCCCGACGCGCCGCGCTGGAAGGCGTGGTGGCATGACTTCTCGGCCGGCCTCGGCCAGCAGTTGAAGGGCCTCGTGCAGGTGCGCCGGATCGACAACGCCGACGCGATGCTCGCGTCGCCCGACCAGGGCTACTTCGTACGCGAGAACGTGAAGCTGCGCCTGCTCACCGCGCGGCTGTCGCTGCTCGCACGCAACGACGGCGCGATGAAGGCCGACCTGCACGCCGCGCAGGCGTCGCTCGGCAAGTATTTCGACCACGCATCGAAGGACACGCAATCCGTCGAGGATCTGCTCAAGCAGGTCGACAGCGCATCGCTGACGGTCGCGGTGCCGAACCTGAACACGAGCCTGAACGCCGTTCAGCAGTTCAAGAGCCGGGGGTAA
- a CDS encoding heme biosynthesis protein HemY: MTLRGIVWLAVLFAIAAALATVGRFDAGQVLLVYPPYRIDVSLNLFVIAIVVLFIVVYALLRIVRNIWRMPQRVAAYRARSRNEKAQASLRDAIANLYAGRFSRAEKAARDAFAVDANQGAAGLVAATAAHRMHEYTRRDDWLSKVDAPEWQDARLLAAADMRADARDADGALAALADMQAGGKRIHAQQVALRAQQQLKNWAEVLKLAKALEKREALHPAAAVRLRQQAAENLLRERRHDPDALLEVWQSLSPLERQSPRLADLAAELLVPLERRTEARRIVEEALAHNWDARLLRRYPDTAGGDALPLIQKAEGWKKDHPDDADLLFALGRLCQQQQLWGKAQSFLEAALKQADNEALKVRAHRALARLFEQLGETDKAAKHYRESALAITVV, encoded by the coding sequence ATGACGCTTCGAGGAATCGTCTGGCTCGCGGTCCTGTTCGCGATCGCCGCTGCACTCGCTACCGTCGGCCGTTTCGACGCGGGGCAGGTGCTGCTCGTCTATCCGCCGTACCGGATCGACGTGTCGCTGAACCTGTTCGTGATCGCCATCGTCGTGCTGTTCATCGTCGTATATGCGTTGCTGCGCATCGTGCGTAACATCTGGCGGATGCCGCAGCGGGTCGCCGCATATCGTGCGCGTTCGCGCAACGAGAAGGCGCAGGCGTCGCTGCGCGATGCGATCGCGAACCTGTACGCGGGCCGCTTCTCGCGCGCCGAGAAGGCCGCGCGCGACGCGTTCGCGGTCGACGCGAACCAGGGTGCCGCGGGTCTCGTCGCGGCGACCGCCGCGCACCGGATGCACGAGTACACGCGCCGCGACGACTGGCTGTCGAAGGTCGATGCACCGGAATGGCAGGATGCACGGCTGCTCGCCGCGGCCGACATGCGCGCGGATGCGCGCGATGCCGACGGCGCGCTCGCCGCGCTGGCCGACATGCAGGCGGGTGGCAAGCGCATCCATGCGCAGCAGGTTGCGTTGCGTGCGCAGCAGCAGTTGAAGAACTGGGCCGAGGTGCTGAAGCTTGCGAAAGCGCTGGAGAAGCGCGAGGCGCTGCATCCGGCCGCGGCCGTGCGGCTGCGCCAGCAGGCCGCGGAGAACCTGCTGCGCGAACGCCGGCACGATCCGGACGCGCTGCTCGAAGTGTGGCAGTCGCTGTCGCCGCTCGAGCGCCAGTCGCCGCGCCTCGCCGATCTCGCGGCCGAGCTGCTGGTGCCGCTCGAGCGCCGCACCGAAGCGCGCCGCATCGTCGAGGAAGCGCTCGCGCACAACTGGGATGCACGCCTGCTGCGCCGCTATCCGGATACGGCGGGCGGCGATGCGCTGCCGCTGATCCAGAAGGCCGAAGGGTGGAAGAAGGATCACCCCGACGATGCCGACCTGCTGTTCGCGCTCGGCCGTCTCTGCCAGCAGCAGCAGCTGTGGGGCAAGGCGCAGTCGTTCCTCGAAGCCGCGCTGAAGCAGGCCGACAACGAGGCGCTGAAGGTGCGTGCGCATCGCGCGCTGGCGCGCCTGTTCGAGCAACTCGGCGAAACCGACAAGGCGGCGAAGCACTACCGCGAAAGCGCGCTGGCGATCACCGTGGTCTGA
- a CDS encoding DUF4180 domain-containing protein, translated as MTIISTESTRMPDRLVHAAGRRVLLRDSAANLVQRESDALDLVALAHEHDADWVAVPAAALHDDFYRLDSGLAGAVLQKLVNYGVRLAVVGDIGGWLARSDALRALVRESNRGASVWFVASEDDLLRRLGA; from the coding sequence ATGACGATCATCTCGACGGAGTCCACCCGCATGCCCGACCGGCTCGTTCACGCAGCCGGCCGGCGCGTGCTGCTTCGCGACTCTGCCGCCAACCTCGTGCAGCGGGAAAGCGATGCGCTCGACCTCGTCGCGCTCGCGCACGAGCACGACGCCGACTGGGTCGCGGTCCCCGCCGCTGCGCTGCACGACGACTTCTACCGGCTCGACAGCGGGCTGGCGGGCGCCGTGCTGCAGAAGCTCGTCAACTACGGCGTCCGGCTCGCCGTGGTCGGCGACATCGGCGGCTGGCTCGCACGCAGCGACGCGCTGCGCGCGCTGGTTCGCGAGTCGAATCGCGGGGCCTCGGTGTGGTTCGTCGCGAGCGAGGACGACCTGCTGCGCAGGCTCGGCGCGTAG
- a CDS encoding MFS transporter codes for MATSTHSLPGSSGAFEEATYRKVSWRLTPLLLLCYVVAYLDRVNVGFAKLQMASDLNLSDTVYGLGAGIFFFGYFLFEVPSNIILHKVGARVWIARIMATWGVISILTMFVTTPAMFYVMRFLLGVAEAGFFPGVILYLTYWYPAHRRGRMTTFFMTAVALSGVIGGPISGFILKAFNGVSGWHGWQWLFLLEGIPSVLAGVLVFFALDDRIAKAKWLTDDEKALLTRNVEAEEATKQDLPLGAVMASPRVWLMALIYFSFVMGLYGVGFWLPTIIKATGVTDTFMIGLLSAIPYAVAVVAMILIARSADKRRERRWHLAIPAAFGALGLVLSVIWAHETALAMLGLTLATMGILTTLPLFWSLPTAFLGGAAAAAGIAMINSIGNLAGFLSPYMMGWLKQATGANDAGMYMLAAFLVFGGLLALSVPKRLVDK; via the coding sequence ATGGCAACATCGACGCACTCGCTGCCGGGCTCGTCCGGCGCATTCGAGGAAGCCACCTACCGCAAGGTGTCGTGGCGGCTCACGCCGCTCCTGCTGCTGTGCTACGTGGTCGCGTATCTCGATCGCGTGAACGTCGGCTTCGCGAAGCTGCAGATGGCGAGCGACCTGAACCTCAGCGACACGGTCTACGGGCTCGGCGCCGGGATCTTCTTCTTCGGCTACTTCCTGTTCGAAGTCCCGAGCAACATCATCCTGCACAAGGTCGGCGCGCGCGTATGGATCGCGCGGATCATGGCCACCTGGGGCGTGATCTCGATCCTGACGATGTTCGTCACGACGCCCGCGATGTTCTACGTGATGCGCTTCCTGCTGGGCGTCGCCGAAGCCGGATTCTTCCCCGGCGTGATCCTCTACCTCACCTACTGGTATCCCGCGCATCGGCGCGGCCGGATGACGACGTTCTTCATGACGGCCGTCGCGTTGTCCGGCGTGATCGGCGGCCCGATTTCCGGCTTCATCCTGAAGGCGTTCAACGGCGTGAGCGGCTGGCACGGCTGGCAATGGCTGTTCCTGCTCGAAGGGATCCCGTCGGTGCTGGCCGGCGTGCTGGTGTTCTTCGCGCTCGACGACCGGATCGCGAAGGCGAAATGGCTCACCGACGACGAGAAGGCGCTGCTCACGCGCAACGTCGAAGCGGAGGAAGCGACCAAGCAAGACCTGCCGCTCGGCGCGGTGATGGCGAGCCCGCGCGTGTGGCTGATGGCGCTCATCTACTTCTCGTTCGTGATGGGGCTGTACGGCGTCGGCTTCTGGCTGCCGACGATCATCAAGGCGACCGGCGTGACCGACACGTTCATGATCGGCCTGCTGTCGGCAATTCCGTACGCGGTGGCGGTGGTCGCCATGATCCTGATCGCGCGCAGCGCGGACAAGCGCCGCGAACGACGCTGGCACCTTGCGATTCCGGCCGCGTTCGGTGCGCTCGGGCTCGTGCTGTCGGTAATCTGGGCGCACGAGACGGCACTCGCGATGCTTGGCCTCACGCTCGCGACGATGGGCATCCTGACGACGCTGCCGCTGTTCTGGAGCCTGCCGACCGCGTTCCTCGGCGGTGCGGCAGCTGCGGCGGGCATCGCGATGATCAACTCGATCGGCAACCTCGCGGGCTTCCTGAGCCCGTACATGATGGGCTGGCTCAAGCAGGCGACGGGCGCCAACGACGCGGGCATGTACATGCTCGCCGCGTTCCTCGTGTTCGGCGGCCTGCTCGCGCTGTCGGTGCCGAAGCGGCTCGTCGACAAGTGA
- a CDS encoding SDR family oxidoreductase, producing the protein MRLSGKTAIITGGGSGFGEGIAKTYAREGANVVVNDLNGAAAERVASEIALAGGKAIAVAGDVSKDDDWRTLLQAALDDFHSVQIVVNNAGTTHRNKPVLDVTEAEFDRVYAVNMKSLFWSVQAFVPYFRAQGGGVFVNVASTAGVRPRPGLVWYNSTKGAMITASKSLAAELGPDRIRVNCINPVLGETALMTEFMGCEDTPENRGRFLSTIPLGRFSTPQDIANAALYLASDEAEFITGVCLEVDGGRCI; encoded by the coding sequence ATGCGGTTGAGCGGCAAGACGGCCATCATCACGGGCGGCGGCTCGGGCTTCGGCGAAGGCATCGCGAAGACGTATGCGCGCGAAGGCGCGAACGTCGTCGTCAACGACCTGAACGGTGCGGCGGCCGAGCGCGTCGCGAGCGAGATCGCGCTCGCGGGCGGCAAGGCGATCGCGGTCGCGGGCGACGTGTCGAAGGATGACGACTGGCGCACGCTGCTGCAGGCCGCGCTCGACGATTTCCATTCGGTGCAGATCGTCGTGAACAACGCCGGCACCACACACCGCAACAAGCCGGTGCTCGACGTGACGGAGGCCGAATTCGACCGCGTGTACGCCGTCAACATGAAGAGCCTGTTCTGGAGCGTGCAGGCCTTTGTCCCGTACTTCCGCGCGCAGGGCGGCGGCGTGTTCGTCAACGTCGCGTCGACGGCCGGCGTGCGGCCGCGCCCGGGCCTCGTCTGGTACAACAGCACGAAAGGCGCGATGATCACCGCGAGCAAGTCGCTCGCGGCCGAGCTCGGCCCCGACCGGATCCGCGTGAACTGCATCAATCCCGTGCTCGGCGAGACGGCCCTGATGACCGAGTTCATGGGCTGCGAGGACACGCCCGAGAACCGCGGCCGGTTCCTGTCGACGATTCCGCTCGGCCGCTTCTCGACGCCGCAGGACATCGCGAACGCAGCGCTGTACCTCGCCTCCGACGAAGCCGAGTTCATCACCGGCGTCTGTCTCGAAGTCGACGGCGGGCGCTGCATCTAG
- a CDS encoding aldehyde dehydrogenase family protein — protein MEEAKHFIAGEWTLPAQLETIPVVDPSDGQPFATIARGTAPDIERAVAAARDAFAGPWGAASAAERGRVLMRLSARVADSLEELATIEARDTGKPLKQARADAAALARYFEFYAGAADKLHGETLPYQAGYTVLTVREPHGVTGHIVPWNYPMQIFGRSVGAALAAGNACVVKPAEDACLSVLRVAELAAEAGLPAGTLNVVTGYGHEAGAALARHPGIDHISFTGSPATGKLVTQMAAENHVPVTLELGGKSPQIVFADADLEAALPVLVAAIVQNGGQTCSAGSRVLIERAVYEPLVERLATAFNGLRVGPSRADLDCGPLINAKQQQRVWDFLSDAQHDGIPMAGHGQVVADAPESGFYQAPALLRDVPPSHRLAQEEVFGPVLAAMRFVDEDEAVALANGTPYGLVAGIWTRDGARQMRLARRLRAGQVFINNYGAGGGVELPFGGVGHSGHGREKGFEALYGFTALKTIAIRHG, from the coding sequence ATGGAAGAAGCGAAGCACTTCATCGCAGGCGAATGGACGTTGCCCGCGCAACTGGAGACGATTCCGGTCGTCGATCCATCCGACGGCCAGCCGTTCGCGACGATCGCACGCGGCACGGCGCCCGACATCGAGCGCGCAGTCGCCGCGGCCCGCGATGCGTTCGCGGGCCCGTGGGGCGCGGCAAGCGCCGCCGAGCGCGGCCGCGTGCTGATGCGACTGTCGGCGCGCGTCGCCGACTCCCTGGAAGAACTCGCGACGATCGAGGCGCGCGACACCGGCAAGCCGCTGAAGCAGGCCCGCGCCGACGCCGCCGCGCTCGCGCGCTACTTCGAGTTCTACGCGGGCGCCGCCGACAAACTGCACGGCGAGACCCTCCCCTATCAGGCCGGCTACACGGTGCTGACGGTGCGCGAGCCGCACGGCGTCACCGGCCACATCGTGCCGTGGAACTACCCGATGCAGATCTTCGGGCGCAGCGTCGGCGCGGCGCTCGCAGCCGGCAACGCGTGCGTCGTGAAGCCGGCCGAGGATGCGTGCCTGTCGGTGCTGCGCGTCGCCGAGCTGGCCGCCGAAGCCGGGTTGCCGGCCGGTACGCTCAACGTCGTCACCGGCTATGGCCATGAAGCCGGCGCCGCGCTCGCGCGCCATCCCGGCATCGACCACATCTCGTTTACGGGCTCGCCCGCGACCGGCAAGCTGGTCACGCAGATGGCGGCGGAGAACCACGTGCCCGTCACGCTCGAGCTCGGCGGCAAGTCGCCGCAAATCGTGTTCGCCGACGCCGATCTCGAAGCGGCGCTGCCCGTGCTGGTGGCGGCGATCGTGCAGAACGGCGGGCAGACCTGCTCGGCCGGCAGCCGCGTGCTGATCGAGCGCGCGGTCTACGAGCCGCTCGTCGAACGGCTCGCCACCGCCTTCAACGGGCTGCGGGTCGGCCCAAGCCGGGCCGACCTCGACTGCGGACCGCTGATCAACGCGAAGCAGCAGCAGCGCGTCTGGGATTTCCTGTCCGACGCGCAGCACGACGGCATTCCGATGGCCGGGCACGGCCAGGTCGTCGCCGATGCGCCCGAAAGCGGCTTCTACCAGGCACCCGCGCTGTTGCGCGACGTGCCGCCGTCGCACCGGCTCGCGCAGGAGGAAGTGTTCGGCCCGGTGCTCGCCGCGATGCGGTTCGTCGACGAAGACGAAGCGGTCGCGCTGGCGAACGGCACGCCGTATGGCCTCGTCGCGGGCATCTGGACCCGCGACGGCGCGCGCCAGATGCGTCTCGCGCGGCGCCTGCGCGCGGGCCAGGTGTTCATCAACAACTACGGCGCGGGCGGCGGCGTCGAGCTGCCGTTCGGCGGCGTCGGCCACTCGGGCCACGGCCGCGAGAAAGGCTTCGAGGCGCTGTACGGCTTCACCGCGCTGAAGACGATCGCGATCCGGCACGGCTGA
- the ppa gene encoding inorganic diphosphatase has product MSFNHVPAGKDLPHDFNVIIEIPAQSDPVKYEADKELGLLVVDRFIGTGMRYPVNYGYIPQTLSGDGDPVDVLVITPFPLLAGSIVRSRVLGMLQMTDESGVDAKLVAVPHDKVCPMTANLKSIDDVPEYLKDQIKHFFEQYKALEKGKWVKVEGWAGIDAAHKEITDGAANYQK; this is encoded by the coding sequence ATGAGCTTCAATCATGTTCCGGCCGGCAAGGACCTGCCGCACGATTTCAACGTGATCATCGAGATCCCCGCGCAAAGCGATCCGGTGAAGTACGAGGCGGACAAGGAGCTGGGTCTCCTCGTCGTCGACCGCTTCATCGGTACCGGCATGCGCTATCCGGTGAACTACGGCTACATCCCGCAGACGCTGTCGGGCGACGGCGATCCGGTCGACGTGCTGGTGATCACGCCGTTCCCGCTGCTGGCCGGCTCGATCGTGCGTTCGCGCGTGCTCGGCATGCTGCAGATGACCGACGAATCGGGCGTCGACGCGAAGCTGGTCGCCGTGCCGCACGACAAGGTCTGCCCGATGACGGCGAACCTGAAGTCGATCGACGACGTGCCCGAGTACCTGAAGGATCAGATCAAGCACTTCTTCGAACAATACAAGGCGCTCGAGAAGGGCAAGTGGGTGAAGGTCGAAGGCTGGGCCGGCATCGACGCCGCGCACAAGGAAATCACCGACGGCGCCGCGAACTACCAGAAGTAA
- a CDS encoding GIY-YIG nuclease family protein: MSWFLYLIECADDSVYTGITNDVAARFEQHASGKGARYTRSRKPRALLASFPLPDRSIASRVEYWVKRLNAAQKRELAAGIRTLESVLPAGMSIDGSVEADGLKAGMRGRKKVKKAQPADVATQAADTEQPVKKAAQAGNDGKASRSAKTTKRGPDEQASTQTKATPARKRAKTGDGAEAKKTSPRSTTTKQDKQATSVAPKRKTPAGGGQSVAKAHAGAGSAPSRGRASARQAVTEAIEAHATPVTAARRATSTKRTKTAPNATALPAPARPRKNTATDARPRTKQNRAAS, translated from the coding sequence ATGTCCTGGTTTCTGTATCTGATCGAGTGCGCCGACGACAGCGTCTACACGGGCATCACGAACGACGTCGCCGCGCGCTTCGAACAGCACGCGTCCGGCAAGGGCGCGCGCTATACGCGCTCGCGCAAGCCGCGCGCGCTGCTCGCGTCGTTCCCGCTGCCCGACCGGTCGATCGCGTCGCGCGTCGAGTACTGGGTGAAGCGGCTCAACGCCGCGCAGAAGCGCGAGCTGGCGGCCGGGATCCGGACACTGGAATCCGTGTTGCCGGCCGGGATGTCGATCGACGGGAGCGTCGAGGCGGACGGCTTGAAAGCCGGTATGCGCGGGCGGAAGAAAGTGAAGAAGGCGCAGCCCGCCGACGTCGCGACGCAGGCGGCCGACACGGAACAGCCCGTCAAGAAAGCAGCGCAGGCCGGCAATGACGGGAAAGCGTCCAGGTCCGCCAAGACCACAAAACGCGGACCGGACGAGCAGGCTTCCACGCAGACAAAGGCTACGCCCGCCAGGAAGCGTGCGAAGACCGGCGACGGTGCCGAAGCAAAGAAGACCTCGCCACGCAGCACGACGACCAAACAGGACAAGCAGGCTACGAGCGTCGCGCCGAAACGGAAAACGCCGGCTGGCGGCGGCCAGTCCGTCGCGAAGGCACACGCCGGCGCCGGTTCCGCACCGTCGCGCGGCCGTGCATCGGCAAGACAGGCCGTCACGGAAGCCATCGAAGCCCACGCGACTCCCGTCACCGCCGCGCGCCGCGCAACGAGCACGAAACGGACGAAAACCGCACCGAACGCCACCGCCCTGCCCGCGCCCGCCCGTCCACGCAAGAACACCGCCACAGACGCCAGGCCGCGCACAAAACAAAACCGCGCGGCCTCCTGA
- a CDS encoding GNAT family N-acetyltransferase — MKHERIDYRTGILSSPAEVPADEWNALLEHDAQPTPFLRHEFLDALHVARCAVDDTGWSPHFVTLTDTRTGRLAAAAPVYAKQHSYGEYVFDWAWADAYQRNDLPYYPKLLCAVPFTPVQGTRLLAADDDARRRLAATLLAFAEQSDVSSLHVLFPTGDEARLLESMGMMLREGVQFHWLNDGYRGFDDFLGTLEQKKRKNIRAERRKVQDAGVTFRRLTGDRITDADWRFFSRCYRQTYREHYSSPYLNLDFFRAIGATMPENLLLVIAEADGRPIASALAVYRRGANGGGTLYGRYWGALEQVPCLHFETAYYQLLEFCIEAGLDTFEGGAQGEHKLARGFLPTATHSAHWLAHPAFSDAVARFLERETEHIHAYVDELREHDPFRRGP; from the coding sequence TTGAAACACGAACGCATCGATTATCGCACGGGCATCCTGTCGTCCCCCGCGGAGGTGCCGGCCGACGAATGGAACGCGCTGCTGGAGCACGACGCGCAGCCGACGCCGTTCCTGCGCCACGAATTCCTCGACGCGCTGCACGTCGCGCGCTGCGCGGTCGACGACACCGGCTGGTCGCCGCACTTCGTGACGCTGACCGATACGCGCACGGGCCGGCTCGCGGCCGCCGCGCCCGTCTACGCGAAACAGCATTCGTACGGCGAATACGTGTTCGACTGGGCATGGGCCGACGCGTACCAGCGCAACGACCTGCCCTACTACCCGAAGCTGCTGTGCGCGGTGCCGTTCACGCCCGTGCAGGGCACGCGCCTGCTCGCGGCCGACGACGACGCGCGCCGCCGGCTCGCGGCCACGCTGCTCGCGTTCGCGGAGCAGAGCGACGTGTCGTCGCTGCACGTGCTGTTCCCGACCGGCGACGAAGCGCGGCTGCTCGAATCGATGGGGATGATGCTGCGCGAAGGCGTGCAGTTCCACTGGCTCAACGACGGCTACCGCGGCTTCGACGATTTCCTCGGCACGCTCGAACAGAAGAAGCGCAAGAACATCCGCGCGGAACGGCGCAAGGTGCAGGATGCCGGGGTCACGTTCCGGCGGCTCACCGGCGACCGGATCACCGATGCCGACTGGCGCTTCTTCTCGCGCTGCTACCGGCAGACGTACCGCGAGCACTACTCGAGCCCGTACCTGAATCTCGACTTCTTCCGCGCGATCGGCGCGACGATGCCGGAGAACCTGCTGCTCGTGATCGCGGAAGCCGACGGCCGGCCGATCGCGAGCGCGCTCGCCGTCTACCGGCGCGGCGCGAACGGCGGCGGCACGCTCTACGGCCGCTACTGGGGCGCGCTCGAGCAGGTGCCCTGCCTGCATTTCGAAACGGCCTACTACCAGTTGCTCGAGTTCTGCATCGAGGCCGGGCTCGACACGTTCGAGGGCGGCGCGCAGGGCGAGCACAAGCTCGCGCGCGGCTTCCTGCCGACCGCCACGCATTCCGCACACTGGCTCGCGCATCCGGCGTTCTCTGATGCGGTCGCGCGCTTCCTCGAACGCGAGACCGAGCATATCCACGCGTACGTCGACGAGTTGCGCGAACACGATCCGTTCCGGCGTGGCCCGTGA